One window of the Campylobacter concisus genome contains the following:
- a CDS encoding DedA family protein: protein MQDIINSVSTYGYIVLFFYSLGGGMVALIAAGILSFAGKMDITLSIIVAAVANTIGDTLIFYVARFNKNSLMPYIKNHKRKLAYVGILAKKHGDKIIFIKKFIYGVKTLVPIALGLTKYSFYKFSIINLVSSILWAIIVGFASFKAGDYFMNANDYLGKHGYITPLVMFGLLFGIWYFLQNMTKRRKI, encoded by the coding sequence ATGCAAGATATTATAAACTCAGTTTCAACATACGGCTATATTGTATTGTTTTTTTACAGCCTTGGTGGCGGTATGGTTGCATTAATCGCCGCTGGAATTTTAAGTTTTGCTGGCAAGATGGACATCACTCTTAGTATAATCGTCGCTGCCGTGGCAAATACAATCGGTGACACACTAATTTTTTATGTCGCAAGATTTAATAAAAACTCACTTATGCCTTATATCAAAAATCATAAAAGAAAGCTTGCTTATGTAGGAATTTTGGCCAAAAAACACGGTGATAAGATAATATTTATCAAAAAATTTATCTACGGCGTCAAAACTTTGGTGCCTATCGCACTTGGACTTACGAAGTATTCATTTTATAAATTTAGCATTATAAATTTGGTTTCATCTATTCTTTGGGCGATTATAGTCGGGTTTGCTAGCTTTAAGGCAGGGGATTATTTTATGAACGCAAATGACTATCTAGGCAAACACGGATATATCACGCCGCTAGTGATGTTTGGCTTGCTGTTTGGGATTTGGTATTTTTTACAGAATATGACAAAAAGGAGAAAAATATGA
- a CDS encoding lipid-binding SYLF domain-containing protein translates to MKFLFSILLFFSLGFASEELVLDSANSFITTMRGARNAPIKELIEQSKATIIFPSVKKVGFVVGGMGGDGIMVVGNINSPSEILPVSISGGSIGIQLGYEDSSLVLFIFKDSIIHDIKDAKITLDTKLSVAFGDIGRNYSKVSDFKFSSDIYAYAANDGFFAGASFGGAVISAKEEILKQSGYAYEQLIASASKLLGD, encoded by the coding sequence ATGAAATTTCTTTTTTCAATTTTATTATTTTTCTCACTTGGCTTTGCCAGTGAGGAGCTCGTGCTGGACTCGGCTAACTCGTTTATAACAACGATGAGAGGTGCTAGAAACGCTCCTATAAAAGAGCTAATCGAGCAGTCAAAAGCGACGATCATCTTTCCAAGTGTTAAAAAGGTCGGTTTTGTCGTTGGTGGCATGGGCGGAGATGGCATCATGGTTGTTGGCAACATTAACTCGCCAAGTGAAATTTTACCAGTTAGCATAAGTGGCGGCAGCATCGGTATACAGCTTGGTTATGAAGATAGTTCGCTTGTGCTTTTTATATTTAAAGATAGTATTATCCACGATATTAAAGATGCCAAGATCACACTTGATACAAAGCTATCAGTAGCTTTTGGTGATATTGGACGCAATTACAGTAAAGTAAGCGATTTTAAATTTTCAAGTGATATCTACGCATATGCCGCAAATGATGGGTTTTTTGCGGGAGCTAGCTTTGGTGGAGCAGTCATCAGTGCAAAGGAAGAAATTTTAAAGCAAAGTGGCTATGCCTATGAACAGCTAATAGCCTCAGCATCTAAACTTTTAGGAGATTAA
- the rny gene encoding ribonuclease Y yields MIEVLIGLGAGVAGVGAGYLYAKKINDANYNIFLEQAKAKAKAIEYEAELTLKNSKISVQEAEFEAKKRYDDKTTKLQKEYASKFDELAKKEKILLNEQELLNESKELFEKDKQDAKVTYEEGLNLKATYQNKVEEAIRVLEHAAGLTEEEAKEVVLKKVEEKSRADIAHIVRKYEEEAKREAKKRVNYILAQATSRFAGEFAAERLINVVNIKNDELKGRIIGKEGRNIKTLEMVLGVDIIIDDTPHAIILSSFNLYRRAIATRVIELLVEDGRIQPARIEDLHKKVTEEFEQSIQEEGENIVMDLGLNKIHPEIVKLIGKLKFRASYGQNALAHSLEVAHLAGIIAAECGGDEKLAKRAGILHDIGKALTHEYEGSHVDLGAEICKRYKEHPVVINAIYAHHGHEEATSIESAAVCAADALSAARPGARREVLESFLKRVEEIENIAKSKDGIKQAYAINAGREIRVIANAKLINDDEAVLVAKEIAQEIESKVQYPGEIKVSVIRETRAVDFAK; encoded by the coding sequence ATGATAGAGGTTTTAATAGGCTTAGGAGCCGGTGTGGCGGGCGTTGGAGCAGGGTATCTATACGCCAAAAAGATAAATGATGCAAACTACAATATCTTCTTAGAACAAGCAAAAGCAAAAGCAAAAGCTATTGAGTATGAAGCTGAGCTAACGCTAAAAAATTCTAAAATTTCAGTACAAGAGGCTGAATTTGAGGCTAAAAAAAGATACGATGACAAGACGACAAAGCTTCAAAAAGAGTATGCAAGTAAATTTGATGAACTAGCCAAAAAAGAGAAAATTTTGCTAAATGAGCAAGAGCTTTTAAATGAGAGCAAAGAGCTTTTTGAAAAAGATAAGCAAGATGCTAAGGTCACTTACGAAGAGGGGTTAAATTTAAAGGCTACTTACCAAAATAAAGTAGAAGAAGCGATAAGAGTGCTTGAGCACGCTGCTGGTTTAACAGAAGAAGAGGCAAAAGAAGTCGTGCTTAAAAAGGTCGAGGAGAAGTCTCGTGCGGATATCGCTCACATCGTTAGAAAGTATGAAGAAGAAGCAAAAAGAGAGGCTAAAAAGAGGGTTAATTACATCTTGGCACAGGCTACGTCAAGATTTGCTGGAGAATTTGCGGCTGAGCGTCTGATAAATGTCGTAAATATTAAAAATGATGAGCTAAAAGGTAGGATCATTGGCAAAGAAGGACGTAACATCAAGACCCTTGAAATGGTGCTTGGCGTTGATATCATTATCGACGATACGCCTCACGCGATCATACTAAGCAGCTTCAATCTTTACAGACGTGCGATCGCAACAAGAGTGATCGAGCTTTTGGTAGAGGATGGAAGAATCCAACCTGCGAGGATAGAAGACCTTCACAAAAAAGTGACTGAAGAATTTGAACAAAGCATACAAGAAGAGGGCGAAAATATCGTCATGGATCTTGGTTTAAATAAAATTCATCCAGAGATCGTAAAACTAATAGGCAAGCTTAAATTTAGAGCAAGCTACGGTCAAAATGCCTTGGCTCACAGCCTTGAAGTGGCACATTTAGCTGGCATCATCGCAGCTGAGTGTGGCGGAGATGAGAAACTTGCAAAAAGAGCTGGCATACTTCACGATATCGGCAAGGCGTTAACTCACGAATACGAGGGTAGTCACGTTGATCTTGGAGCTGAAATTTGTAAACGCTATAAAGAGCATCCAGTAGTCATTAACGCTATCTACGCTCACCACGGCCACGAAGAGGCAACAAGTATAGAAAGTGCGGCTGTTTGCGCAGCTGACGCACTAAGTGCAGCTCGTCCAGGTGCAAGGCGTGAGGTGCTTGAGAGCTTCTTAAAGCGTGTTGAAGAGATCGAAAACATCGCAAAAAGTAAAGATGGCATCAAGCAAGCTTATGCGATAAATGCAGGCCGTGAAATTCGTGTCATCGCAAATGCTAAACTCATAAACGACGACGAGGCAGTGCTTGTAGCAAAAGAGATAGCTCAAGAGATCGAGAGTAAGGTGCAGTATCCTGGTGAGATAAAAGTAAGTGTCATCAGAGAGACTCGTGCTGTTGATTTTGCAAAATAA